A region of Thermococcus argininiproducens DNA encodes the following proteins:
- a CDS encoding RAD55 family ATPase: protein MARISTGIEGLDKMLHGGLISGRAYLVKGGPGTGKTTLTIHFLMEGVRNNEKVLYITLEEPLDPLKQDMKKLGLDISTPLFKGIDATPIGERSHIFEGTYHEEFAKSFGRLVKAIKERLDTEEFTRVVIDPITMVKLTIENDLEYRRTFIGFLKDLAKYNVTLLITSELHETDLEDYLVSGVIELRTYEISGKVVRGIKILKFRGSSFDEQIRPYRLTDRGFEIYSEEGIFVGD, encoded by the coding sequence ATGGCCCGTATCTCTACGGGAATAGAAGGTTTAGATAAGATGTTACATGGTGGTTTGATTTCTGGAAGGGCATATCTTGTAAAAGGGGGGCCGGGAACTGGCAAGACAACTTTGACCATTCATTTCTTAATGGAAGGTGTAAGGAATAATGAAAAGGTGCTGTATATAACCCTTGAAGAGCCCTTAGATCCTCTTAAACAAGATATGAAAAAACTGGGGTTGGACATTAGCACGCCTCTTTTTAAGGGAATTGATGCAACTCCGATTGGAGAAAGAAGCCATATATTTGAAGGAACTTATCATGAAGAATTCGCAAAAAGCTTTGGTAGGCTTGTAAAAGCTATAAAAGAGAGGTTAGATACTGAGGAGTTTACAAGAGTTGTTATAGATCCCATAACCATGGTGAAGCTGACAATAGAGAATGACCTTGAGTATAGACGAACATTTATAGGTTTTTTAAAGGATCTTGCAAAGTACAATGTTACGCTACTCATAACTTCTGAGCTTCATGAGACTGACCTTGAGGATTACTTAGTCAGTGGAGTGATAGAGCTCAGAACATACGAAATTTCTGGAAAGGTCGTTAGAGGAATAAAAATCTTAAAATTCAGAGGAAGTTCATTTGATGAACAGATAAGACCTTATAGGCTTACAGACAGAGGTTTTGAGATTTACAGTGAGGAAGGTATATTTGTCGGGGATTGA
- a CDS encoding maleate cis-trans isomerase family protein, with protein sequence MYGWRGRIGLIVPSSNTTMEMELHSALPEGVSLHTARMPLKNVTEEELLAMSGLALESARLLKDADVDLILYGCTSGSFIGGGEFDKELSMKIEDEVKLPVVTTSTAIVEALKILDAQQILVVTPYTDDINQREREFLEANEFDVIDIRGLDIVDNTKIGRLEPYEAYRMVKALFTDEADAVFISCTNFRTFEIIEALEEDLGVPIVTSNQASLWLALRELDVREKLPWLGRLFVEY encoded by the coding sequence ATGTACGGGTGGAGAGGTAGAATAGGTTTAATAGTCCCATCATCAAACACTACAATGGAAATGGAATTACATTCTGCTTTGCCAGAAGGTGTTTCATTACACACTGCGAGAATGCCACTAAAAAACGTCACTGAAGAGGAGTTATTGGCAATGAGTGGCCTTGCATTAGAAAGTGCGAGACTTTTAAAAGATGCTGATGTGGATTTAATTCTTTACGGATGTACAAGCGGTTCTTTCATAGGTGGAGGGGAATTTGATAAAGAGCTCTCCATGAAAATAGAAGACGAAGTAAAGCTCCCTGTGGTAACAACAAGTACGGCAATTGTTGAGGCATTAAAAATTTTAGATGCTCAACAAATTCTTGTAGTGACCCCTTACACAGATGATATAAATCAAAGAGAACGAGAATTTTTAGAGGCAAATGAATTCGATGTTATTGATATTCGAGGGCTGGATATAGTTGACAATACAAAGATAGGCCGTTTGGAGCCATATGAAGCTTACCGCATGGTTAAAGCATTGTTTACTGATGAAGCAGATGCAGTATTCATAAGCTGTACTAACTTTAGGACGTTTGAAATCATTGAAGCGTTGGAAGAGGATTTGGGTGTCCCCATAGTTACGAGCAACCAAGCCTCTCTTTGGCTAGCACTAAGAGAACTTGATGTGAGGGAAAAATTGCCTTGGCTTGGAAGACTTTTTGTTGAATATTAA